A region from the Rosa rugosa chromosome 6, drRosRugo1.1, whole genome shotgun sequence genome encodes:
- the LOC133717503 gene encoding uncharacterized protein LOC133717503 → MNQWLDFIKNRTSPSFKEMSKKFKAMRAERTLLHRTSRKSFARVEEELREQSEIPDAITRSDVWIHAYEAKKKDSDVVEDPEIVKQVKMYRADQEPSEKCSLKDDAVAKVLGPDPRGRVRGLGFGAVPSKADYQTSVGNKVAKLENALFSQSQDMLAQSQEIERLKEVVGTILARTEREGNNHGSTSGQHSGNALSQQKDKENTSVSVRNSETGRGQIKLNKQNLSVQHSVDEGLQTKEKEGARTKGIKNDHSRVELLNWFQMGEEVVASAKLESKDPTAMVHHMPLGQECWKVWVLDVLEDIALYRPTREFGTLSMAQGSTIAWPIKYIKLV, encoded by the exons ATGAATCAGTGGCTAGATTTTATCAAAAACAGAACTAGTCCATCATTTAAG GAAATgtctaaaaaattcaaagcaATGCGCGCAGAAAGAACCTTACTCCACAGAACTAGTAGAAAAAGCTTTGCTCGTGTTGAAGAAGAATTA AGGGAACAAAGTGAAATCCCAGATGCAATAACAAGGTCTGATGTTTGGATTCATGCTTACGAAGCAAAGAAGAAGGATTCAGATGTAGTGGAGGATCCAGAAATAGTG aaaCAAGTGAAAATGTATAGAGCTGACCAAGAACCTTCAGAGAAATGTTCTTTGAAAGATGATGCTGTTGCAAAAGTACTCGGTCCTGATCCACGAGGACGAGTAAGAGGTTTGGGATTTGGAGCAGTCCCTTCAAAGGCAGATTATCAAACCAGTGTTGGAAACAAAGTTGCTAAGTTAGAGAATGCTTTATTTTCTCAATCACAAGATATGCTTGCTCAATCACAAGAGATCGAACGATTGAAAGAGGTGGTTGGAACTATTTTGGCACggacagagagagaggggaaTAACCAT GGAAGTACTAGTGGTCAGCATTCTGGTAATGCGCTTTCACAACAAAAAGATAAGGAAAATACAAGTGTGAGTGTGCGGAATTCTGAAACTGGGAGAGGACAAATCAAGCTCAATAAACAGAACTTAAGTGTTCAACATTCTGTTGATGAGGGGCTGCAGACCAAAGAAAAGGAAGGTGCAAGGACCAAGGGCATTAAGAATGATCATAGTAGAGTTGAGTTATTAAATTGGTTTCAAATGGGAGAAGAGGTTGTTGCAAGTGCAAAACTTGAGTCAAAGGATCCGACTGCAATGGTCCATCACATGCCTCTGGGCCAAGAATGTTGGAAAGTTTGGGTTCTTGATGTTTTGGAGGATATAGCTTTGTATCGACCAACGAGAGAGTTTGGAACGCTAAGTATGGCTCAAGGAAGTACAATTGCATGGCCTATCAAGTACATCAAGCTAGTTTAG